From Oncorhynchus masou masou isolate Uvic2021 chromosome 7, UVic_Omas_1.1, whole genome shotgun sequence, one genomic window encodes:
- the LOC135543026 gene encoding transmembrane protein 182-like: MSPAERLSVLLFLAGFFGGLGALSLMLSFGTDYWLLALETCGPGGHQRPVALGALRPGEGEMEHQDSVTFFHQGFFWRCSFSGRREENMMWNFWITNQPHQKVCVPAYLFPFDASEQSTDYQAPDTAVYRAFWSIFLLVGVVTLIIGGFVIICASPLASHRLYKVGGALLLTGGLCLLVVIMMYVVWTQVLDALEDYAAQQQQSSQCPTVYHLNVQYGLSFLFAPVSVFFSLLAALLFILIGRTVRRCHHKVPM, translated from the exons ATGTCTCCTGCTGAGAGGCTGAGTGTGCTCCTCTTCCTAGCTGGGTTCTTCGGGGGCTTGGGGGCCCTGTCCCTGATGCTGTCCTTTGGGACAGACTACTGGCTGCTGGCCTTGGAGACCTGTGGCCCTGGGGGGCATCAGAGACCTGTGGCCCTGGGGGCCCTCAgacctggggagggggagatggagcaTCAGGACTCTGTGACATTCTTCCACCAGGGATTCTTCTGGAGGTGCTCCttcagtgggaggagagaggagaacatgatGTGGAACTTCTGGATCA CCAATCAACCACACCAAAAGGTCTGTGTGCCTGCCTACCTCTTCCCATTTGATGCTTCTGAGCAAAGCACGGATTACCAGGCACCTGACACTGCAGTCTACAGGGCCTTCTGGAGCATCTTCCTTCTCGTGGGCGTGGTCACTCTTATTATTGGTGGGTTTGTCATCATCTGTGCCTCTCCATTGGCCAGCCACAGGCTCTACAAAGTAGGCGGGGCACTCTTGCTCACTGGAG gtctaTGTCTCCTGGTTGTAATAATGATGTATGTAGTCTGGACCCAGGTACTGGACGCTCTGGAGGACTACGCTGCCCAGCAACAACAGTCCTCTCAGTGTCCAACAGTCTACCACCTCAACGTCCAATACGGCCTCTCCTTCCTGTTTGCTCCGGTCTCCGTCTTCTTCTCCCTGCTGGCAGCACTGCTCTTCATCCTGATTGGACGAACAGTGCGGAGGTGCCATCACAAAGTGCCAATGTAG